The nucleotide sequence CATAAGCGTTTTCCCGCAGCCCTTGATTATCTTACAACTATTTTCCTCATAGACAGGGACTACGGAAAGGTCGCAAACAGCAGACTCGCCGCACGCCTGGGGGTTTCAAAACCGGCAGTCAGTCAGGCTGTTGGGCGGCTCAAGCGGCACCATCTTGCCGACCAGGACTCCTACGGCACAATCCGTCTTACCCCGGAGGGCAGGATCTATGCAACCCGTATTTTAAAGCGTCATTATCTGATTGAGCACCTTTTAATCCGCCGGCTCGATTACCCCTGGGACAAGGCAGACGAAGAGGCCCTTCGCCTCCAGGCAGCCATCTCCGAAGAGTTCGCCGTCCATCTTTTTGAGACCTTCGGACGTCCCGACACCTGCCCCCACGGAAATCCTTTCCCCGGCAACCCCAGAGAAAAGGAGCTCCTGAACGCCCCACCGATCAGCGACGCGTCTGCGGGCTCCGGAATAATCCTGCTCAGGATCACTGAAGAAGGAGAAGCGGTGGAGGGCCTGCTCCAGTTTTGCAATACAAATCAGCTGCGTCCGGGCCGGGAAATGGAAGTCATAGTCAATGACGGTGAAAATCTTGTAGTCGGATGCTGCGACGGAAAAACCTTTACTATTCCCAAAGAATTCGCCCGGCACCTGCGCTATCGGGATTCCGGTGCTGAATCCCCTTGACCATTTTGCAGGAAATGGTAAACATCCAATCCATGATACGCCGACTGCTTCTTCTTATTCTTCTTTCTGTTCCAACACTCCTTACCGCCCATCCCCACATGTTCATCGATACCCGGCTGAAGGTTGAACTCGACGGAAACATCCTGAAACGACTCGAGATAACCTGGTACTTCGACCCCATGTTTACCGCCTCGATAGTGGGGGATTTCGACAGCGATAAAAACGGAGTCTTTACTCCCGACGAGACGGAAGAGGTGCGAGAATACGCCTTTTCCAATCTGGAAAACTACGATTACTTTACTTTCCTCGAGCTGGAAAACACGACACATGTACCGCAAAAAATAGAGGACTTCAGGGTTTTCGTGGAAAACGGACAGCTTGTATACCGATTCTCCATTCCTTTTGATCTTCCG is from Marispirochaeta sp. and encodes:
- a CDS encoding metal-dependent transcriptional regulator, with translation MDFAVLSETSMKRTGDLALQELHKRFPAALDYLTTIFLIDRDYGKVANSRLAARLGVSKPAVSQAVGRLKRHHLADQDSYGTIRLTPEGRIYATRILKRHYLIEHLLIRRLDYPWDKADEEALRLQAAISEEFAVHLFETFGRPDTCPHGNPFPGNPREKELLNAPPISDASAGSGIILLRITEEGEAVEGLLQFCNTNQLRPGREMEVIVNDGENLVVGCCDGKTFTIPKEFARHLRYRDSGAESP
- a CDS encoding DUF1007 family protein: MVNIQSMIRRLLLLILLSVPTLLTAHPHMFIDTRLKVELDGNILKRLEITWYFDPMFTASIVGDFDSDKNGVFTPDETEEVREYAFSNLENYDYFTFLELENTTHVPQKIEDFRVFVENGQLVYRFSIPFDLPISDKSFSVAIYDDTYFCDILYHEENPVEFSGTRPADWGIVENRNMSINYGGPVSVSRDGKEYSGTAYPQQLQVHLQ